A portion of the Pseudomonadota bacterium genome contains these proteins:
- a CDS encoding amphi-Trp domain-containing protein — translation METNKVSLKQLMEIKEAVKYLEDLIKSINDGKIVVQQGDDYVDLQTPKTINVKVEAKSKKDKSKFSIELSWRNAPDSEESVTITSKKPAAPKSAPPAGKTEAQKEPTKSAPQMPAAKAPAPATTPPAAAAKKEIVAQKDTPAAKKPAASSAQKK, via the coding sequence ATGGAAACAAACAAGGTATCACTCAAGCAGCTGATGGAAATAAAAGAAGCGGTCAAATATCTCGAAGACCTGATCAAAAGTATCAATGACGGCAAGATCGTGGTCCAGCAGGGCGATGATTACGTAGATCTCCAGACTCCCAAAACGATCAACGTCAAGGTCGAAGCGAAAAGCAAGAAGGATAAATCAAAGTTCAGCATTGAGCTTTCCTGGCGAAACGCCCCGGATTCCGAAGAATCTGTCACCATAACCTCCAAAAAACCGGCTGCACCCAAGTCTGCTCCACCCGCCGGGAAAACCGAGGCCCAAAAGGAGCCGACCAAATCCGCCCCGCAGATGCCCGCCGCAAAGGCGCCTGCCCCGGCGACGACACCACCCGCTGCTGCAGCAAAAAAAGAAATCGTTGCACAAAAGGATACTCCGGCGGCAAAAAAACCTGCTGCTTCATCCGCCCAAAAAAAGTAG
- a CDS encoding GAK system CofD-like protein → MRVRISRNVLIPNAIKLERFRKSPELGPKILFFSGGTALRGLSRKLILYTGNSIHIITAFDSGGSSAKLREAFHMPAVGDVRARLMDLADQSHQGNPEVYELFNYRLPKNIDQRELANELDYIVKGRHRLIRVIPDPMRKIIRNHLFRFQQAMPEEFDLAGASIGNLILTAGYLENRRHLDPVIYIFSQLVWVRGTVRPIANKYLHLAAELEDGSLIVGQHLMTGKETAPLTTRIKRIFLTNNHENPAPYLLKLRKKVKKLISEAELICYPMGSFFSSILVNLEVNGVCTAIATTDAPKIYVPNTDADPECIGYTLMDQVEAIMECGRRENMEITPDQLITFVLVDRKNGKYPGSIDADYFALLGIELIDCALISPGSEPLIDDNLLLPVLLSLC, encoded by the coding sequence ATGCGTGTAAGAATATCAAGAAATGTATTAATTCCGAACGCCATCAAACTGGAACGCTTCAGGAAGAGCCCCGAACTCGGCCCAAAAATTCTTTTTTTCAGCGGGGGGACCGCCCTCAGGGGATTAAGCCGAAAACTCATTCTCTACACCGGTAATTCCATCCACATTATTACCGCATTCGATTCCGGCGGCAGTTCCGCAAAACTCCGCGAGGCCTTTCATATGCCCGCGGTTGGTGACGTCCGGGCAAGGCTTATGGATCTTGCCGACCAGAGTCATCAGGGCAACCCGGAAGTGTACGAGCTTTTCAACTACCGACTCCCGAAGAACATTGATCAGCGGGAACTGGCAAACGAACTTGATTATATCGTCAAGGGCAGACACCGCCTGATCCGGGTAATCCCTGATCCGATGCGCAAGATAATCCGCAACCATCTCTTTCGGTTCCAGCAGGCAATGCCTGAGGAATTCGATCTGGCCGGCGCCAGTATCGGCAACCTCATCCTGACCGCGGGATACCTGGAAAATCGCCGGCATCTCGATCCGGTTATTTATATCTTCTCGCAACTGGTCTGGGTCCGCGGCACCGTACGCCCCATCGCCAACAAGTATCTACACCTCGCCGCCGAACTCGAAGACGGCTCGCTGATCGTAGGCCAGCATCTGATGACCGGCAAGGAAACCGCGCCCCTGACCACCAGGATCAAACGGATATTCCTCACCAATAATCATGAGAATCCGGCGCCGTATCTTCTGAAACTGCGGAAAAAGGTAAAAAAACTCATCAGCGAAGCGGAGTTGATCTGCTACCCGATGGGAAGTTTTTTCTCCAGCATCCTGGTAAACCTTGAAGTCAACGGAGTTTGCACCGCAATTGCAACCACGGATGCGCCAAAAATATATGTCCCGAATACCGACGCCGACCCTGAATGTATCGGGTATACCCTGATGGACCAGGTCGAGGCAATTATGGAGTGCGGTCGAAGGGAAAACATGGAGATAACGCCCGACCAACTGATCACCTTTGTGCTGGTCGATCGGAAAAACGGGAAATATCCAGGGAGTATTGATGCCGATTATTTTGCCCTCCTCGGGATCGAGCTTATCGATTGTGCCCTGATTAGTCCCGGAAGCGAACCACTGATCGATGACAACCTGCTGTTACCGGTTCTGTTATCACTGTGCTGA
- a CDS encoding HAD family hydrolase, with protein sequence MEIQCIHFDLDSVLYIPATFLKNTLGLAVKTMIEHGLRAEPAEALHTLREIRSVDSNAGDHFDRLCKFYNGVEDPIIIASGVEKYWDCKSGNMMAAPGAYSVLEALSHTYRLTIVSNGRPVKQAAKLVRLDLARFFTFHDPDRDIQLNLFYATDDPARAKPYPYLWEQAQRERPYSFEKALMVGDRYWADILGAKLLGMTTVKIQQGEHRHETIEDAYRKNSRSPFLSGSKKDREEILAAMIPDFTIETLQELPAVIEQLTRNI encoded by the coding sequence GTGGAGATTCAATGCATACATTTCGACCTTGATTCGGTCCTCTACATTCCTGCGACATTTCTGAAAAACACCCTCGGTCTTGCCGTAAAAACCATGATTGAGCACGGCCTCCGGGCCGAACCCGCCGAAGCGCTTCATACGCTCAGGGAGATCAGGTCAGTCGATTCCAATGCCGGGGATCATTTTGACAGGCTCTGCAAGTTTTACAACGGGGTTGAAGACCCGATCATCATTGCCTCCGGGGTGGAAAAATACTGGGACTGCAAATCCGGTAACATGATGGCCGCCCCCGGAGCCTACTCGGTACTCGAAGCTCTTTCACATACATACCGGTTAACCATAGTCTCAAACGGCCGCCCGGTTAAACAGGCGGCAAAACTGGTGCGGCTCGATTTAGCCCGCTTTTTCACCTTCCACGATCCGGATCGGGATATTCAGCTCAACCTTTTCTACGCAACCGATGATCCGGCCCGCGCCAAACCATACCCTTACTTATGGGAACAGGCCCAAAGGGAGAGACCCTATTCCTTCGAAAAGGCGTTGATGGTCGGCGACAGATACTGGGCCGACATCCTCGGTGCGAAGCTGCTCGGGATGACCACCGTCAAGATCCAGCAGGGAGAACACCGCCATGAAACCATTGAGGACGCCTATCGAAAAAACAGCCGCTCCCCATTTCTCTCCGGGAGCAAAAAAGACCGGGAAGAAATCCTTGCCGCGATGATCCCGGACTTCACCATCGAAACTCTCCAGGAACTCCCTGCCGTTATCGAGCAGCTCACCCGAAACATATAA